DNA sequence from the Armigeres subalbatus isolate Guangzhou_Male chromosome 1, GZ_Asu_2, whole genome shotgun sequence genome:
AAACGAATCGGTTCAACAGCTAGAGGAGGCTCGCCGAAGTATGGGCGAAGAGTTGGACGCGATTCAGATGAAGTCCGACGAGCTGAACGTAATTCAACAGCGTTCAGCAATGCTAGCTGAGGAACGTAACGATTTTGAGCAACAAATGGAACAGTTGGAAATGGTGATTGTGGATCTGAAAGACCGTGCCGATCGGTACGACCTGCTTGCCAACGAAAATAAGCTGCTGCGGGACCAATTGAAGCATCAGCGTATGGAAGCTGCTGACAGGATACGGCTAATCAACGCCGAGGTAGAGGCGAATTTTAACCGAATGCGCGCCGAAGACTGTGAGAAGTTGGAAGCGGAATTGGCAATGTTTAAGGCACAGTATGAAGATATGCGACAGCAGAAAAGGGGATTGAAAGAACAGCTGCAGACCGCGCTTATGAAACAGTCCAAGATGATGGATTTGAAAAGGCAATTGGCGCTTGAGCAAGTTCATAGAGAGAAAGTCGAAGATGAATTGGAGCATCTACTGGTGAGTTGGAACAATTAACGATATTAGACCGAGAACATATTTCACGAATTATCTCTTTCAGTCACTTTATGATCAACAGTTCCAAACTTTGGGCGAAAAATCGCTTCCAGCAATTACGGGTATGAACGAACAGAGTGCAGAGCGTTGGGTTGACAGTCGAGTATTGTCATCGGCTATCGAACCAGTAGTCTCTGCTTCAGAAAATGTGATGAAGAAATGTGAAAACTGTAAAAATATTGAGATGGAGCTTGAAAATCGTCGACGTATTCAAAAGGAGGAACTAGAAGTTCGTGAGAGTCAAAGCAAAGCCTTGCAAGAGCAAGTTAATTTGCTGAAAAAGGAAATGGATCTGACCGCAAGTGCAATGAAAGATGAAGACAAATCACGTAAACTAACGGCAGATTTTAAAAACTACCAggatgaaattgaaatgctgCGGAAATCTGAACGGGAAGCACAGCAGAAATTATTAGACGTGGAACAGACCTTGAAACAAACAGAGGCAAAATTGGTAGAGGAATCTAGGAAAAAAGAAACACTCGAAACTGCCGCTTTGAAAGAATCAACGCAAAACGCAGATGACAGCACAGCAAAAGAAATGATCAGACTTCAGGAAATGTTGAAGAATGCACAAACAGAACTTGACAAAAAATCGAAGGACTTCGAAGAATTGACCCAAGATAATAAACGACTTCAAGCTGAGGCAGTGACACGGAATGAGGAAATAGAAAAACTGCAGGAAATTCAAAGGCAGCAATCAGCTCAAATTGAAGTCTCCAACATTGAACAAGCACAAAAATCCGAACAAATGATAGTTTCGGGTGGCGCGGAGATCGATTCTTTGAAAAAGGTCAACGATGACTTACAAAAAGAGATAGCACGATTGTTAGAAGCTCAAAGTATGACCCAGGCTGATGCATCGAAGGCAGCGGAAAGTGAAGCAGGATTGCGGGCAACGATTGATAATCTGCTCTTGGAATTGCAAGACGCCAAAGCAAGGGCTGAACATAACGAGGAAACTATTAGAAAAATGGAGGTGGAAGTTGAAATGGCCCGATCAAGTCAGCAGTTAGCAGAGCCAGAACCTGCTGTGATTGATGCACGCGAGACAGAGCTATTGAATGAAAAGATTAGAGAACTAGAGGAGAAACTAAAAGAATGTGAAACAACGAAAAATCAGTTAAGACGTGAAACAACAACAAATGAAGCTGATCAAGATGAGAATCAGGCAGAACTTGACGTTTCCTCGCAGAAAATTTTTGAAACGAAATCTGATATACTTGAAATATTAGGTAGCGCTGAACTGATGACAAATGCAGAAGAATCGGTACATGAAAATGGTGATGATGAAGAAGTTCGTTCCAGTGCATCTCAGGAAACCATAATTGCTGAAGAAGCAGAAAAACAGCGTTCGAGTGTGAAGTTAGAAAAAGATGACGAAGCAGGGGTTGAGGCGGATGGTCGTCGTTCTGCTGACAGGATTACTATAGAAGACGAAGATGATATCGGAGAAGAAGATATTGATGATGTGGGCGTTGCCGAATCTTTACCAACAAAAGATAGCAACGAAGATACAGAGCGAAGGGCATCGCAAGAACAAAAGACACGACCAGAGTCGAATGGGTTCATGGACGGCGATATCATCAGCATAGGAACTTCTGATCCGGATAAAACAAGGTTGATTGCTATTAAAATTGTTCGCCATGGGATAGACATTTTGGTGATTGCTGAACTGGATCATCTACACCGGGAAATATGCCGCGCTATCATTGAAAGGTATCTTAAGCTGGGCCAGAACGTGAAAGCGATTGACCAAGCCATGTACGAATGTCATCACATTTTGGATTCGGTCAAGAAGATGGGTAACAATGAAATGAACTGTATGTTGGGAAATCCTTCTACTCAGGTCCCGATGGTAAACCATCTTTTGCTGGAAGATGAAATTCCGGATAAATTgccagcaaaatcaaaacaGCGGTCTAAATCAACTAGCTTCAGCCAAGGATCAAGGTCGCTGAATAATGCAGGCCGAGTATTAGTCGGAGAATATGATGAACGATACGGAGGAGACAAATGGTCCTCAAAGAAACAGGGAAAAGCGATAACGGAAAATAGTGATCAGTGCAGGTAAGTTGTTTAATTCCATGAACTGAAAACCCGTTATATGTTAtacagaaagttttttttttcactaaaacaTAATTTAAAGCGTTTTAGCGTGCAAGTAAAATTAATCGTTGTAAATGCAATCTACTATTAAGCAGCAATTTATTTCATATTACCGATAACTTATTTGATTTATTCCTTAGAACCCGACCGTGGAGAGCAGCACCAAAAACTCCAACCGAAACAATGGTTGCCAGCACCTTAGCCGACGGATCGAGAATCGTTGTACGTCAGAAGCGTAATTTGTAGTTTATGGATGAAGTATGTATCGAATTCAAACTTTTTACGGGAACCTTTCGGACAACTAACTTGTTATGaactgattaaaaaaaattaagcatttttttttcaataataatttgttTATAAATACAGTTTAATCAATTCATCACTTACTGCTGATGGGGTCAGTATACCAAGATCCGTGAAAAGAAGAGTTATATAGACAGGGGGCGTATAATCTACTAAAGGGTGAGCCTTTGAGATATCATTCAAACTTGACTTGGAGTACTGAAATACGAAAAACTGAATTGTTAATAcgatttttgaaacaaaaaccTAGAACAATATCACTCACCTTATAATCGTTCGGCAAGTCTCGTTGATTCAATGGATAAAGGCGGCTAAATTTGAAGCTCTCTACCAGCACGTAAACCGGCTTCTTCATCTCGCGAGCACACATGGCCATCGTGAACGTTCCCAAGCGGTTGATAATCCCTCCGCTCTCCACAACGCCTTCAGCTCCGACGAAAACCATATCAACCGTTTCCATCACATACCCCACTGCAGAATCCAAAATCAATGTGCACTCGATTCCTTGTGCTTCCAGCTCGGTTTGCATTTGCTCCCTGTGGATAAATGATAAAATTTCAAAGTTAACGTTTACCTACCTAAATGTTTCAAATGAAGTGTCATACGCGAGAATTGTATTTTTCTCGAATTTATATCATTAcagttttaaataaaaatccatACAAGTTTTCCAAAGCCCGTTAGATAATCTTTTACATACCCCTGTTTATCTGGAAAACTTTGCGTCACAAACACCTGAAAGCGTTTGTTCATTTTGGCCGCCAGGATCAACGTGTCCCGCACAGTGCGGGACCGGGCGTGCGTTAAGATTCGACACCCGTCGCTGATGAAACTGGTTGCCTGCTTGGCCACTACGTTTCTGCTTTCCAGTAGCTTTGCCAGGAAGCATTTACCCCTTCCGAGCATAATCTCCCGAACTTCCTGGATGGTCTTATCGTCAAACTTGGCCAGGGTGATGAAGCGTAAAAATAGTTCGCTCCCGGAGACGGCCGATGTCATTGGTTTGTCGGTTTCGCGCATCGACTGGACCGCCGCCTGAATAGTGGAGTGCAACTCCTGTACGGTGTCAACTAAAGATAAATTCACGTAAGTATCTTAAGTATTCGAATCAGAATTTCATGGAGATCAGTCTACTCACATTCGGTTTCCTGCAAAACCCACAACAGGGTCTTGATGGCAGCGATCCCACTGGACAGGCTGTCGTCGTCTTTCAGGATGCGTATGAAGTAATCCGCCACATCTATCAAATCAAGCaagacattttcgttttcttatgaaatcaaaaattcaacattCCACTTACCAGCATTTCCAATTGTTTGCTTCATGATTTTGATTGACTGCTTTCGTTGCGGAAAAAATGTAAAACTTTCACGCAATTCGGTGGAAAACTCtgaaaattcaacaaatttctgcaaacattcgtaaaaattttattgttttgacagttctatgaattttgttttgtttttgttgttgttttgacATGTGTTCGAAGCGCACAGTAAAAAATTGTCCGATGACAATCACGATATCAGTTTTCTTCATTTTATTTTCCGTGTCGGTATTGACTTCTCCAAATAtgcactactaaaaatccacacatatttattggcaaaaatccatagatttaacttatgatgtatatcagcgcacacataaccattctccatgcgaactacttataaaatatatatccaaataaactttatgtgtggtctcgagttagcaattatttaatttatgtgtggttctatatcgattatattagggtggagctattgcaaaaatttataacggcaacacatatatcttatatagatatttttggcagtgtgtaAATGAAAGTGTGCGTGACTttgccacagagaacagacatggaggctcgaacaaaatttcttgcaaaacaggtgtaaacaaacacaccgaacctcaacgccatcgacgtcgacattgcaactcacaatctcattttgacaacacgatggcgctggtatgctcttgcatgcataacgacactagcgcacagtggcattttttgacgacgctagcgctgattatgcacgggataacgtcgacattccaaagttattcaaaatgaacagtaaaaagttatcacaacat
Encoded proteins:
- the LOC134222584 gene encoding putative uncharacterized protein MYH16, whose translation is MSYTTQKEFFNVPFHNEAPKLPERKRSDGALMTYDLCTDGRAWALDKQKRSNYILDVVHKTRFKKAMLHPEGQFELSKDYLIHLDVEDLADYILSLQAEVKRKNESVQQLEEARRSMGEELDAIQMKSDELNVIQQRSAMLAEERNDFEQQMEQLEMVIVDLKDRADRYDLLANENKLLRDQLKHQRMEAADRIRLINAEVEANFNRMRAEDCEKLEAELAMFKAQYEDMRQQKRGLKEQLQTALMKQSKMMDLKRQLALEQVHREKVEDELEHLLSLYDQQFQTLGEKSLPAITGMNEQSAERWVDSRVLSSAIEPVVSASENVMKKCENCKNIEMELENRRRIQKEELEVRESQSKALQEQVNLLKKEMDLTASAMKDEDKSRKLTADFKNYQDEIEMLRKSEREAQQKLLDVEQTLKQTEAKLVEESRKKETLETAALKESTQNADDSTAKEMIRLQEMLKNAQTELDKKSKDFEELTQDNKRLQAEAVTRNEEIEKLQEIQRQQSAQIEVSNIEQAQKSEQMIVSGGAEIDSLKKVNDDLQKEIARLLEAQSMTQADASKAAESEAGLRATIDNLLLELQDAKARAEHNEETIRKMEVEVEMARSSQQLAEPEPAVIDARETELLNEKIRELEEKLKECETTKNQLRRETTTNEADQDENQAELDVSSQKIFETKSDILEILGSAELMTNAEESVHENGDDEEVRSSASQETIIAEEAEKQRSSVKLEKDDEAGVEADGRRSADRITIEDEDDIGEEDIDDVGVAESLPTKDSNEDTERRASQEQKTRPESNGFMDGDIISIGTSDPDKTRLIAIKIVRHGIDILVIAELDHLHREICRAIIERYLKLGQNVKAIDQAMYECHHILDSVKKMGNNEMNCMLGNPSTQVPMVNHLLLEDEIPDKLPAKSKQRSKSTSFSQGSRSLNNAGRVLVGEYDERYGGDKWSSKKQGKAITENSDQCRTRPWRAAPKTPTETMVASTLADGSRIVVRQKRNL
- the LOC134222592 gene encoding translation initiation factor eIF-2B subunit alpha, translated to MKQTIGNADVADYFIRILKDDDSLSSGIAAIKTLLWVLQETEFDTVQELHSTIQAAVQSMRETDKPMTSAVSGSELFLRFITLAKFDDKTIQEVREIMLGRGKCFLAKLLESRNVVAKQATSFISDGCRILTHARSRTVRDTLILAAKMNKRFQVFVTQSFPDKQGEQMQTELEAQGIECTLILDSAVGYVMETVDMVFVGAEGVVESGGIINRLGTFTMAMCAREMKKPVYVLVESFKFSRLYPLNQRDLPNDYKYSKSSLNDISKAHPLVDYTPPVYITLLFTDLGILTPSAVSDELIKLYL